The DNA window CCATTGCCTTATCCCAGTAGCTTACGAATCGTATGTTCAGTCGTATCGTAAGCACCTTCCCCAATATGATCGTATTGCAGCAGTCCCTGGCGATCGGTTAAGAACAAATGGGGCCAGTATTGGTTACTGTAAGCATTCCAGGTTTTGTAATCATTATCAATTGGGACTGGATAGGCGATTTGATGCTGCTGAAGCGCTGCGTTTAATGTTATTAACATCACGTTCAAAGGCGAATTCTGGTGTGTGAATGCCAATTACCTTTAACCCCTGCTCGGCATACTTTTGATGCCAGCGAACAATATAGGGCAGTGTCCGCTGGCAGTTGATACAGGCAAATGTCCAAAATTGCACTAAGACAACGCTACCCTTTAGGCTGGCGATCGACAGGGGGGATGAATTCAACCACTGACTGATACCTTGAAATTCAGGCAATGCTCTGCTACTAGCAGATAGGGAAGTGATTTCCGTGGAGCTTTCATCAGACGTTGCATTTGCAGTTGATGGATGATTGGAATTCAAACTGCTAAAACCTTTTTTTCTGAAGTTAGCTCCAAACGCTGTAGCTGCCCCCGCCCCAGCAATTCCCAATCCAAGATATAGAAGCAGTTGCCGCCTCCGCCATGAAAGCTTATCCATTTGCTTGTCTTCTGGTTAAGGAATTAGTGAGTCAGACTTCCTGAAACTGCTCGTCACGCATCGCGCAGGAAGCCTAGCATTAAAGCAGTGACAACCTATCTACCGCAAACGAACTTTCTGAATTAAGGTTTAGTGGTTGTATCCTTCTTCATGGCATCGCCATCTTTTTTCATTGCATCACCCTGCTTCATTGAATCCTCTTTTTTCATTGCATCACCCTGCTTCATCGAATCGTTCTTCATGGCATCGCCATCTTTTTTCATTGCATCACCTTGCTTCATCGAATCCTCTTTCTTCATCGAGTCAGCGGCAGGTGAGGCACTGGGAGCAGTCTGATTGGTTCCCGTGGAACTGCCAGAACAGGCAGCAAGACTTGCCGTTAAAATCAGCCCAGCTATTAAACTCAAAATCTTCCAGTTCATTGTTTTACTCATCCTTGATTGTGAATTGAGACTTCTGAAATTAACTAAAGACTCTCTCTAAGTACGGTTGCAGCCCTGTTTTGGACTACCAAGATCCGCACCCTTTGTTTGAATAACCGAGATCCAGGTGCTGCTTGACGAATTTCTTCAGGTATAACCAAATTGCTCTCCCCGATTGAAGTATCTCAGGCAGCAATGAAATCTCTCTAAGACCAAACCAGGTATTCCCTGAATTAATCCTGAAAAACTTCTCAGATCAAACTCAGCGATTTCTCAGGTTCTTTCTCATTTCAAATAACACCAAATTTAGTCAGCACAGAAGTTTAGACTAACGGGCGGCTCGACCATTTCCAATAATGCGGGAAATGTTCAGATCATTATTGGTCGAATCACTGGAGACAGCATTTCTAATACCAATGGTTTCATTGCTGACAATCAGTTACTAATGAGAGTTTGC is part of the Kovacikia minuta CCNUW1 genome and encodes:
- a CDS encoding pentapeptide MXKDX repeat protein: MNWKILSLIAGLILTASLAACSGSSTGTNQTAPSASPAADSMKKEDSMKQGDAMKKDGDAMKNDSMKQGDAMKKEDSMKQGDAMKKDGDAMKKDTTTKP